The proteins below come from a single Synergistaceae bacterium genomic window:
- a CDS encoding HAMP domain-containing protein, translating to MKKHKTKRSLKAQLSLNIALVALLTVALISVLSNIFIKRRFEDYILEQQRQRTEEILSSLSQQYDENTQSWNLSFVHAIGMHALYDGYIVEVDDASGGMLWDAETCDMSACARVIEDISQKMRTSSPGLDGKFTETSFALTRNGQKIGAVRVNYFAPYFFDENDVLFLEALNTVLVGSGVFSLLLAIIVGWLLARRMSNPIRRTAEVAKQMSGGDYAARIEEKTSVLELDELVLSVNRLARSLSEQENLRKQLTADVAHELRTPLTTIGTHIEAMIEGVWQPTKERLSSCHEEIQRISKLVRDIESLARVESDNLKLDKAPVNLRELAEKTLRSFETEIADKKLRLSVEGSSPEIWADRDRIRQVLVNLLSNAVKYTPPNGNIRVILSEMDAAALLVVEDDGTGIPEEELPMIFERFYRADKSRNRMSGGSGIGLAIVRSIVTAHGGKVEAGNRFEGGSRFQVRLPVKAAGKI from the coding sequence GTGAAAAAGCATAAAACGAAGCGTAGCCTGAAGGCGCAATTATCCCTGAACATCGCCCTGGTGGCCTTGCTCACCGTGGCGTTGATCAGCGTCCTGTCCAATATCTTCATCAAGCGGCGGTTCGAGGACTATATTTTGGAGCAGCAGCGCCAGAGAACCGAGGAGATTCTATCGAGCCTGAGCCAGCAATACGACGAAAACACCCAATCATGGAACCTGAGTTTCGTACACGCCATCGGTATGCATGCCCTTTACGACGGCTATATCGTCGAGGTGGACGACGCCTCTGGGGGGATGTTATGGGACGCAGAAACCTGCGATATGAGCGCCTGCGCGCGGGTGATTGAGGACATCTCCCAGAAGATGCGAACCAGTTCTCCAGGCCTCGATGGCAAGTTCACGGAAACGAGCTTTGCCCTGACCCGGAACGGGCAAAAGATCGGCGCGGTCCGCGTCAACTACTTTGCCCCCTACTTTTTCGACGAAAATGACGTCTTGTTTCTGGAGGCTTTGAACACCGTTCTCGTGGGAAGCGGCGTGTTTTCTCTTTTGCTTGCCATTATCGTGGGTTGGCTTCTGGCAAGGCGCATGAGCAACCCCATCCGTCGAACGGCGGAGGTGGCGAAGCAGATGTCCGGTGGGGACTACGCTGCCAGGATTGAGGAGAAAACGAGCGTCTTGGAACTGGACGAGTTAGTGCTCTCGGTCAACCGGCTGGCCCGTTCCCTGAGCGAGCAGGAGAACCTGCGCAAACAGCTCACCGCCGACGTGGCCCACGAACTGCGCACGCCTCTGACCACCATAGGCACTCACATCGAGGCCATGATAGAAGGCGTCTGGCAGCCCACGAAGGAACGCCTGTCGAGTTGTCACGAGGAGATCCAGCGAATCAGCAAACTGGTGCGAGACATCGAAAGCCTGGCGAGAGTCGAAAGCGACAACCTCAAGCTCGATAAAGCCCCGGTAAACCTCCGAGAGCTTGCGGAAAAGACCCTTCGCTCCTTCGAGACGGAGATCGCCGATAAAAAATTGCGCCTGTCTGTGGAGGGAAGCAGCCCTGAGATCTGGGCCGACCGAGACAGGATCCGTCAAGTTTTGGTCAACCTTCTTTCCAACGCCGTGAAGTACACTCCGCCGAACGGGAACATACGCGTCATTTTGTCGGAGATGGACGCCGCCGCGCTGCTCGTGGTGGAAGACGACGGGACCGGCATCCCGGAGGAAGAACTGCCCATGATTTTCGAGCGTTTCTATCGCGCCGACAAGTCCCGAAACCGTATGTCCGGCGGGTCCGGCATCGGACTCGCCATTGTCCGGTCCATCGTGACGGCTCATGGAGGCAAGGTCGAAGCCGGCAACCGCTTCGAGGGAGGCAGCCGCTTCCAGGTGAGACTTCCGGTCAAGGCCGCGGGGAAAATTTAG
- a CDS encoding response regulator transcription factor, with translation MDRQKILVIDDETKIIEVVESFLESKGFAVFGAGSAGQAFEVFERENIALILLDLMLPDMTGEEFCAAIRKRSHVPIIMLTAKVAEEDMLRGLGLGADDYVTKPFSLKELFARVEAALRRSGEYLLPPGNKIVFDGDGETLEIDFEGRSVKKDNRTIGLTPNEFKILEALAKYPNRVFTRDQLIDIALGDEFDGFSRAIDSHVKNLRQKMESNPKNPVYILTVHGVGYKFGGHREKA, from the coding sequence ATGGATCGTCAAAAGATACTCGTGATCGACGACGAGACGAAAATCATCGAGGTCGTCGAGTCTTTTCTGGAAAGCAAGGGATTCGCCGTGTTCGGGGCAGGGAGTGCCGGACAGGCCTTTGAGGTTTTCGAGCGGGAAAACATCGCGTTGATCCTCCTAGACCTGATGCTCCCCGACATGACGGGAGAGGAGTTCTGCGCGGCCATACGCAAGAGGTCCCATGTCCCCATCATCATGCTGACGGCCAAGGTGGCGGAGGAGGACATGCTGAGAGGGCTGGGTCTTGGAGCGGACGATTACGTCACGAAGCCCTTCAGCCTGAAGGAGCTTTTCGCCAGGGTGGAGGCCGCGCTGCGTCGAAGCGGGGAGTATCTTTTGCCCCCAGGAAACAAAATAGTCTTCGATGGCGACGGGGAAACTTTGGAGATTGACTTCGAGGGCCGCTCCGTCAAAAAAGACAACCGGACGATCGGCCTGACCCCCAATGAGTTCAAGATTCTGGAAGCCCTGGCAAAGTATCCCAACAGAGTTTTCACCAGAGATCAGCTCATTGACATTGCCCTGGGCGACGAATTTGACGGCTTCTCCAGGGCTATTGACAGCCACGTCAAAAACCTGCGCCAAAAAATGGAAAGCAACCCTAAAAATCCCGTCTACATCTTGACGGTCCACGGAGTGGGCTACAAATTTGGAGGGCATCGTGAAAAAGCATAA
- a CDS encoding DUF3644 domain-containing protein, translated as MINKYEEDEIYYKDNPKRTISLEACLKKVFTNDNTPMRKNLEKIVELRNASAHLVTEEYEIIYFPLFQSCVLNFVEKMQEYHSIDVEKAMPQSFLNLIVSTTQINYVEIRSKYPQVNPRGMGFSLDPTYSHSGTQPASFTG; from the coding sequence ATCATTAACAAATACGAGGAGGATGAAATTTACTACAAAGATAACCCCAAAAGGACAATATCGTTAGAGGCTTGCCTCAAAAAGGTATTCACGAATGACAATACTCCTATGAGAAAAAATCTTGAAAAGATCGTTGAATTAAGAAACGCGAGTGCCCATTTAGTGACGGAAGAATATGAGATTATCTATTTTCCGTTATTTCAATCGTGCGTGCTTAACTTTGTGGAAAAAATGCAGGAATATCATTCTATCGACGTTGAAAAAGCTATGCCCCAGAGTTTTTTAAACTTAATAGTGAGCACGACACAAATCAATTATGTGGAAATTCGCTCAAAGTATCCACAAGTTAACCCCAGGGGCATGGGATTCTCGCTAGACCCTACCTACTCCCATTCGGGAACCCAGCCTGCATCCTTCACGGGTTAA
- a CDS encoding S8 family peptidase: MSKPNDFMHLPLPLKYSGKPKLRGGGEPNPQTVENRKNRTTHGAYIKRRAVELSHFWRERRDERKQMGLLDIQLGIPFLLKIDPDADVEFLRGLGFEIVCSLEDGYIVVASDDIDLVKFNAKVDDFIQVNRNSGTPARIYAMCADEERLRYILPDSLYAGWANLNDDDLYCVDIGVSCGGTLPLPERPKRKEDETDECYDQRSSDWQRQFNEAYQKWDDLASERQEEIIEIISTYNGDIPSGFIDETDSFSFRLNIIGKGLRDFVLNYPYIFEVLTIPDVRMESSLRNMSTEDNTVEILAPESDAPIVCVIDSGVQEAHKYIAQAIIAKDSVCLIPNETNVTDEVPGGGHGTRVVGAILYPNGVAGFGTYQLPHFIRNVKVLDSGNSLPADVDPPKTILTITEQFSKNAQPPSKIFNHSISERVPFTSLRHMSSWASQIDLQSYKKDVLFVQAAGNIPPEIISALITAKQPYPDYLGHELTRLANPAQSLQALTVGSVSISNYVTDDVMSMGKTGEIASFSHIGPGIWDTIKPDVVEYGGTYAINKDGADIRLTTPPGVCPELVRRSPPGVAFDRDGVGTSFAVPKVTNIAAEIEKILPNSPALLYRALIAQSARWVEPTKERTPQECEDMLRRVGFGIPDVERATYNNSYRVTFITPSIVEIGVGEAHVYSIKIPDELSAVGEDFDILVEVALSYAANPRRTRRYIRGYLSTWVDWIASKQNEKAEIFVQRIFNDGKAIDDEGNFSWMLGESRGSGRGRGQIAGFSRKRGTLQKDWCVIKSNQLTDEFCVAVCGHKGWGSLFKAKYALTISFEAFNQAIPIYGPIRLVNEIELGSQEIDLEISL; this comes from the coding sequence ATGTCTAAACCCAATGACTTTATGCATCTCCCACTCCCACTTAAATATAGCGGTAAGCCCAAGTTGCGCGGTGGCGGCGAACCGAATCCGCAAACAGTGGAAAATAGAAAGAATCGAACCACGCACGGTGCATACATAAAACGGCGGGCAGTTGAACTGTCGCATTTTTGGCGTGAACGCCGTGATGAGCGAAAGCAAATGGGATTACTCGATATTCAACTTGGCATTCCTTTCCTGTTGAAGATAGACCCTGATGCCGATGTAGAGTTTTTGCGTGGATTGGGATTTGAAATAGTATGCTCTCTTGAAGATGGCTATATTGTCGTTGCCTCTGATGATATCGATCTAGTGAAATTTAATGCTAAGGTAGATGATTTTATCCAAGTAAACCGTAACTCTGGAACACCCGCAAGAATATACGCGATGTGTGCGGACGAAGAGAGATTGCGCTACATTTTGCCCGATTCACTTTATGCCGGATGGGCAAATCTCAATGACGATGATTTATACTGCGTTGATATTGGTGTAAGTTGCGGAGGTACCCTTCCACTTCCTGAGCGACCTAAGCGAAAAGAAGACGAAACGGACGAGTGTTACGATCAGCGTTCTAGTGACTGGCAGCGGCAGTTCAATGAAGCATATCAAAAGTGGGACGATTTAGCCTCGGAGCGTCAAGAGGAAATCATTGAAATTATCTCCACATATAATGGCGACATCCCATCGGGGTTTATCGATGAAACAGACAGTTTTTCGTTCAGACTGAATATTATTGGAAAAGGATTGCGTGATTTCGTTTTAAATTACCCGTATATCTTTGAGGTGTTAACGATTCCCGATGTACGGATGGAATCTTCTCTAAGAAACATGAGTACTGAAGATAACACTGTTGAAATTTTAGCGCCTGAAAGTGACGCGCCTATTGTGTGTGTCATTGACAGCGGAGTACAGGAAGCCCATAAGTACATTGCTCAAGCGATTATTGCAAAAGATTCAGTTTGCCTTATCCCAAATGAAACAAACGTCACTGACGAAGTGCCGGGGGGAGGACACGGAACAAGAGTTGTTGGAGCAATCCTATACCCCAATGGAGTTGCAGGTTTCGGAACGTATCAATTACCTCATTTTATCCGCAATGTAAAAGTACTTGACAGTGGTAACAGTTTGCCCGCTGACGTAGACCCTCCCAAAACTATCCTGACCATAACAGAACAGTTTTCGAAGAATGCGCAACCGCCGTCTAAAATCTTTAACCACTCTATAAGTGAAAGGGTTCCTTTTACGAGCTTAAGACATATGTCTTCTTGGGCATCTCAAATTGATTTGCAATCATACAAAAAAGATGTTCTGTTCGTTCAAGCCGCGGGAAATATTCCGCCTGAAATTATTTCGGCACTGATTACAGCAAAACAACCTTACCCCGATTACCTAGGACATGAGCTGACACGATTGGCAAATCCCGCTCAAAGTTTGCAGGCACTAACGGTTGGTTCTGTGTCTATAAGTAATTACGTAACGGACGATGTAATGTCAATGGGCAAGACTGGCGAAATCGCTTCATTTTCGCATATTGGGCCGGGCATTTGGGACACTATAAAGCCCGATGTCGTTGAATATGGAGGAACCTACGCTATTAACAAAGATGGCGCTGATATTAGATTGACAACACCCCCCGGAGTGTGCCCAGAACTCGTTCGTCGTTCTCCACCTGGCGTGGCGTTTGACAGAGATGGCGTAGGAACTTCATTTGCGGTACCTAAAGTGACGAATATAGCGGCTGAAATTGAAAAAATATTGCCAAATTCTCCGGCTTTATTGTACCGTGCGCTCATCGCTCAATCCGCGCGTTGGGTAGAACCGACTAAAGAAAGAACTCCTCAAGAGTGCGAGGATATGTTACGTAGAGTAGGCTTTGGAATCCCTGACGTGGAAAGAGCTACTTATAACAATAGCTATCGAGTTACCTTTATCACACCGTCCATTGTTGAAATAGGTGTTGGCGAAGCGCACGTTTACAGCATAAAGATACCTGATGAATTAAGCGCTGTTGGTGAAGATTTTGATATTCTTGTGGAGGTGGCGCTTTCGTATGCCGCTAATCCACGTCGTACACGGCGATACATTAGAGGCTATCTTTCCACTTGGGTAGACTGGATTGCCAGTAAGCAGAATGAAAAGGCGGAAATATTCGTACAGCGAATATTTAACGATGGTAAAGCCATTGACGATGAAGGAAACTTCTCTTGGATGTTGGGGGAATCACGTGGGAGTGGGAGAGGCCGCGGGCAGATAGCCGGCTTTTCAAGAAAACGAGGAACGTTACAAAAAGACTGGTGCGTTATCAAGTCTAATCAACTGACAGACGAATTTTGTGTTGCTGTTTGCGGTCACAAAGGATGGGGGAGCTTGTTCAAAGCAAAATATGCCCTTACTATCTCCTTTGAGGCATTTAATCAAGCTATTCCGATTTACGGGCCTATACGCTTGGTGAATGAAATTGAGCTCGGAAGTCAGGAGATTGATTTGGAAATATCCTTATAA
- a CDS encoding ATP-binding protein, with the protein MKAELMKRMFKGIFSEDIVSLKKIAQIVIVDERTHGHTKLAASLENISVTEKPRFTVFGDRPKYSVNGVSVSTLPTSKRDNSPLVAFVPREQLKHHMVLPQNVEERLQSIEKEYAAKERLGKYNLTPKKKILLHGAPGCGKTLSAERIAWNLGLPLLKVRFDALLSSYFGESASNLRAVFDYCRREPVVLLLDECDFIAKSRIAPQDVGEVPRIVNMLLTLLDEYDAPGLVIATTNLKVTLDEALFRRFDDVLEIPMPDAVAREKLLGMTLSAIPVSSDLSIRGVAEELDGYSSANIVLIAQRAAKYGILEGGKRVGQAHFNRAIFEGSKF; encoded by the coding sequence ATGAAAGCTGAATTGATGAAGCGAATGTTCAAGGGGATATTTTCTGAGGATATTGTATCCCTGAAAAAGATAGCGCAGATTGTCATAGTTGATGAACGCACGCATGGTCACACTAAGTTAGCAGCTTCATTAGAAAATATATCCGTAACCGAAAAACCGCGTTTCACTGTGTTTGGTGATCGGCCAAAGTATAGTGTAAACGGTGTTAGCGTTTCGACTTTGCCCACAAGCAAACGGGACAATTCCCCCCTTGTTGCATTTGTGCCGCGCGAACAACTTAAACATCATATGGTGTTACCGCAAAACGTCGAAGAGCGGCTACAGTCCATTGAGAAAGAGTACGCGGCTAAAGAACGGCTCGGCAAGTATAACCTGACGCCGAAGAAAAAAATATTGCTTCACGGAGCGCCAGGTTGTGGAAAAACACTGAGTGCTGAACGAATTGCTTGGAATCTAGGATTGCCATTACTTAAAGTGCGATTTGACGCTTTGTTGTCGTCATATTTCGGCGAGTCCGCCTCCAACCTCCGCGCCGTATTTGATTATTGCAGGCGCGAGCCTGTTGTTCTATTGCTGGACGAGTGTGATTTTATCGCAAAGTCGCGCATTGCGCCTCAAGATGTTGGCGAAGTGCCGCGAATAGTGAATATGCTGCTTACCTTGCTTGATGAATACGATGCTCCGGGACTTGTCATAGCGACAACGAACTTGAAAGTGACGCTAGACGAAGCATTATTCCGGCGCTTTGATGATGTTCTCGAGATTCCGATGCCGGATGCTGTTGCTCGTGAGAAACTCCTCGGTATGACGCTTTCCGCAATTCCCGTTTCATCGGATTTGAGCATTCGGGGTGTGGCAGAAGAGCTTGATGGTTACTCGTCGGCGAACATCGTCTTAATCGCGCAACGAGCAGCTAAATATGGCATTTTGGAGGGCGGCAAGAGAGTAGGACAAGCACACTTCAATCGTGCGATATTCGAAGGCTCAAAGTTCTAA